One Acanthochromis polyacanthus isolate Apoly-LR-REF ecotype Palm Island chromosome 6, KAUST_Apoly_ChrSc, whole genome shotgun sequence DNA segment encodes these proteins:
- the LOC127534510 gene encoding uncharacterized protein LOC127534510 isoform X2, translating to MEVASHCSASDVTEVNKDPNQSECIVSQPTANGTITHHATEEAPPPLSHRLEDDSSDDSLTDSSYTNDISRLLPAPPTFALRKQRGVDGSSVSPVCTPPSSSTCSRHHESTNQKQLSSTKSHTSFKTDAAHIKEVAGDDGFIKTAAQRLLLDVFRTSCLSGDKGPNEGSMVVLMVTSQLEGSG from the exons ATGGAAGTGGCATCACACTGCAGTGCCTCTGATGTCACTGAAGTCAACAAGGACCCCAACCAATCAGAGTGCATCGTCAGCCAGCCAACAGCCAATGGGACGATCACGCATCACGCTACAG AAGAGGCTCCGCCCCCTCTCTCTCATAGGCTGGAGGATGACAGCAGTGACGACTCTTTGACAGACAGCTCCTACACCAATGACATCTCTCGACTTCTGCCTGCCCCGCCCACCTTTGCACTCCGCAAACAGAGAG GTGTGGATGGATCATCAGTGTCACCTGTCTGCACTCCTCCGTCTTCATCCACCTGTAGTAGACATCATGAGAGCACCAATCAGAAGCAGCTATCTTCTACCAAAAGCCACACCTCCTTTAAGACCGACGCCGCCCACATTAAGGAGGTTGCCGGAGATG ATGGATTCATAAAGACTGCGGCAcagcgcctcctgctggacGTCTTCAGAACTTCATGTTTATCAGGAGATAAGGGTCCTAATGAGGGCAGCATGGTGGTTCTCATGGtgacctcacagctagaaggttCTGGTTAG
- the LOC127534510 gene encoding uncharacterized protein LOC127534510 isoform X1 produces the protein MEVASHCSASDVTEVNKDPNQSECIVSQPTANGTITHHATEEAPPPLSHRLEDDSSDDSLTDSSYTNDISRLLPAPPTFALRKQRGVDGSSVSPVCTPPSSSTCSRHHESTNQKQLSSTKSHTSFKTDAAHIKEVAGDDCCAHCLLACLFCELLSMCSAVGECLSCGVGGISCCDAAIGCCCCVEVAGEAACTEEACQAVLDCGILEDCCGSSDCLEICLECCSICFPS, from the exons ATGGAAGTGGCATCACACTGCAGTGCCTCTGATGTCACTGAAGTCAACAAGGACCCCAACCAATCAGAGTGCATCGTCAGCCAGCCAACAGCCAATGGGACGATCACGCATCACGCTACAG AAGAGGCTCCGCCCCCTCTCTCTCATAGGCTGGAGGATGACAGCAGTGACGACTCTTTGACAGACAGCTCCTACACCAATGACATCTCTCGACTTCTGCCTGCCCCGCCCACCTTTGCACTCCGCAAACAGAGAG GTGTGGATGGATCATCAGTGTCACCTGTCTGCACTCCTCCGTCTTCATCCACCTGTAGTAGACATCATGAGAGCACCAATCAGAAGCAGCTATCTTCTACCAAAAGCCACACCTCCTTTAAGACCGACGCCGCCCACATTAAGGAGGTTGCCGGAGATG ACTGCTGTGCCCACTGCCTCCTGGCCTGCCTGTTCTGTGAGCTGCTGTCCATGTGCTCAGCAGTGGGGGAGTGTCTGTCATGTGGAGTGGGTGGAATTAGCTGCTGTGATGCTGCcattggctgctgctgctgcgtggAGGTGGCGGGGGAGGCGGCGTGCACAGAGGAGGCGTGTCAAGCCGTGTTGGATTGTGGGATACTGGAGGACTGCTGCGGTTCGTCGGACTGCCTGGAGATCTGCCTGGAGTGCTGCTCCATCTGCTTCCCTTCATAG